One Solibacillus sp. R5-41 DNA segment encodes these proteins:
- a CDS encoding iron ABC transporter permease, whose translation MSTPAEESAKIETLEEIKKHSHPLIAIVILFGGMTALLFAIGLSISFGAADIKLATVWTAVFNFNPESTSHQIIRDIRMPRVLGAAMVGSCFAVAGALMQGMTRNPLADSGLLGLNAGASFMLALCFAFFPGLPYMYLIMFSFLGAGLGVFIVYGVGSLSRGGLTPIRLVLAGAAVSALLGALSEGIALYFQIGQDLAFWYAGGVSGTKWINLQIMAPWIIVAMIGAVILSRSITLLSLGEEVAIGLGQKTKTIKLFGMIIVLVLAGTAVSVVGAVGFVGLIVPHFTRLLIGHDYRWIIPCSIVLGGLLVVLADLAARMINPPYETPIGALIALIGVPFFLYLARKGGKEL comes from the coding sequence ATGTCTACGCCAGCAGAAGAATCTGCAAAAATAGAAACATTAGAAGAAATAAAAAAACATTCGCATCCACTAATAGCTATAGTTATATTGTTTGGAGGTATGACTGCTTTACTTTTTGCAATTGGTCTTTCCATTTCATTCGGTGCTGCTGACATAAAGCTTGCTACTGTTTGGACAGCTGTGTTTAATTTCAATCCGGAATCAACATCACACCAAATTATTCGAGATATACGTATGCCACGTGTTCTAGGTGCCGCAATGGTCGGCTCATGTTTTGCTGTAGCTGGTGCACTTATGCAAGGAATGACTCGGAACCCATTAGCTGACTCTGGTTTGCTAGGTTTAAATGCTGGTGCTTCATTTATGCTTGCACTGTGTTTCGCATTTTTTCCTGGACTCCCATATATGTACTTAATCATGTTTTCCTTTTTAGGAGCTGGTCTAGGTGTTTTCATTGTATACGGTGTTGGTTCTCTGTCGCGAGGAGGTTTAACACCTATACGACTTGTACTTGCTGGCGCAGCAGTTAGCGCTTTGTTAGGTGCACTTAGTGAAGGGATTGCGCTTTATTTTCAAATAGGGCAGGATTTAGCATTTTGGTATGCAGGAGGGGTATCAGGAACGAAGTGGATTAATCTACAAATTATGGCCCCTTGGATTATTGTGGCCATGATAGGTGCTGTGATACTGTCTCGATCTATTACTTTGTTGAGCCTTGGGGAAGAGGTTGCTATAGGTCTCGGTCAAAAGACAAAAACGATTAAATTGTTTGGTATGATTATAGTTTTAGTTTTGGCTGGAACTGCTGTTTCTGTCGTAGGAGCTGTAGGTTTTGTAGGGTTAATAGTTCCTCATTTTACTCGTTTACTAATAGGTCATGACTACCGCTGGATTATACCTTGCTCGATTGTCCTCGGAGGCCTGTTAGTTGTACTAGCGGATCTAGCCGCAAGAATGATTAATCCTCCTTATGAAACACCAATTGGCGCATTAATTGCATTAATCGGGGTTCCATTCTTCCTTTATCTTGCAAGAAAAGGAGGCAAAGAACTATGA
- a CDS encoding FecCD family ABC transporter permease yields MTNSQRKAMKKNLFIIGILCLLIVIVFMISMNTGFIRLSPLEVIQTLFGSGTEKQHLILFEFRLPRIIIAVLVGMGLAVSGCVLQGISQNALADPGILGINAGAGLAVMLFISFFSSTTAVPVFLLPILAFSGAGITAIIIYALSYKRNEGISPMRLILTGVAIAAGISSAMIVLTLRLSPDNYQFVANWLAGSIWGSNWKFVFSLLPWIVVLIPFIFSKARVLNVLNLGDLTATGLGASIEKERRVLLAAAVGLAGASVSISGGIGFVGLIGPHLARQLVGSRHQYVIPTAALTGGLLVLIADTIGRWILQPSEIPAGIVVAVIGAPYFLYLLSRIKD; encoded by the coding sequence ATGACAAATAGCCAGCGAAAGGCAATGAAGAAAAATCTTTTTATTATCGGCATTCTTTGTTTGCTTATTGTCATCGTTTTTATGATTAGCATGAATACAGGCTTTATTAGATTATCACCATTAGAGGTCATACAAACCCTGTTTGGATCCGGAACTGAAAAGCAGCATCTTATTTTATTTGAATTTAGATTGCCGCGAATAATTATTGCAGTATTGGTTGGTATGGGACTTGCAGTATCTGGATGTGTTTTACAAGGGATATCACAGAATGCATTGGCGGATCCTGGGATTCTAGGTATTAATGCTGGAGCGGGATTAGCTGTTATGCTTTTCATCTCTTTTTTTTCATCAACTACTGCAGTACCGGTATTTTTACTTCCGATATTGGCATTCTCAGGTGCAGGCATAACAGCAATAATCATTTATGCACTATCTTATAAACGCAATGAAGGAATTTCACCTATGAGATTAATACTGACGGGTGTGGCGATTGCAGCAGGAATTAGTTCGGCCATGATTGTTTTAACACTTCGTTTAAGTCCGGATAATTATCAATTTGTCGCGAATTGGTTAGCAGGTAGTATTTGGGGATCTAATTGGAAATTTGTCTTTTCCTTGTTGCCATGGATTGTTGTATTAATTCCCTTTATTTTTTCAAAAGCACGAGTATTAAATGTATTAAATTTAGGTGATTTAACTGCTACAGGACTAGGGGCATCTATTGAAAAAGAGAGACGTGTGTTACTCGCTGCAGCAGTTGGATTAGCAGGAGCAAGTGTATCCATCAGTGGTGGCATTGGTTTTGTCGGACTTATTGGGCCGCATTTAGCTCGCCAATTAGTTGGTTCTAGACATCAATATGTAATACCAACTGCAGCTTTAACGGGAGGTCTTTTAGTTCTTATTGCCGATACTATTGGTCGCTGGATTTTGCAGCCTTCGGAAATACCAGCAGGAATTGTAGTCGCAGTTATAGGAGCACCGTATTTCCTATATTTATTATCCAGAATAAAAGATTAG
- a CDS encoding amidohydrolase encodes MYQLTSNKTYMLLNVRLENGYHYEEGEVVATETVVRNLQIDNGMITKILDTTDFYNNELDCYDAKGMLLLPAFREMHIHLDKTFYGGPWKAAAKSKNGIYGMIEIEERLLPELLPTAQKRSEKLLQLILGYGSTYVRSHCNIDPVQGLKNLESLQLAFESYSDKISHEIVAFPQHGLLRSNAEGLVREAMHLGATHVGGLDPTFVDGNMEKSLQTMVQIAVDFGASIDMHLHETGESGMRAIKRLADLTEEAGLEGKVTISHAFALAQLQKEEAQLIANRLASLDISIASTVPIGQMNMPIPLLQKEKVNVMLGNDSIIDHWDPFGTGDILQKTNLAAQLYGWKHEYTLSRALSLATGGITPLDERGKQIWPNVGDELTAVLVPASCSAETVARLPERAAVLHKGTLSSGSLEKVQR; translated from the coding sequence ATGTATCAGCTTACAAGTAATAAAACCTATATGCTGTTGAATGTTCGTTTGGAAAATGGTTATCACTATGAAGAGGGAGAAGTTGTTGCGACTGAGACAGTTGTACGTAATTTACAGATCGATAACGGGATGATTACAAAAATACTAGATACAACAGACTTTTATAATAATGAATTGGATTGTTACGATGCAAAGGGGATGCTACTTCTTCCAGCTTTTCGTGAAATGCACATTCATTTGGATAAAACCTTTTATGGTGGTCCTTGGAAGGCTGCAGCAAAAAGTAAAAATGGCATTTACGGGATGATTGAGATAGAGGAAAGGTTACTACCTGAATTACTTCCGACTGCTCAGAAACGATCAGAGAAATTATTACAACTTATACTTGGGTACGGTTCTACTTATGTGAGAAGCCATTGCAATATAGATCCTGTACAAGGGTTGAAAAATCTTGAAAGTTTGCAGCTTGCATTCGAAAGTTATTCAGATAAAATTTCACATGAAATTGTTGCATTCCCGCAACATGGTTTACTACGCTCAAATGCTGAAGGTTTGGTACGTGAGGCGATGCACTTAGGCGCAACTCATGTTGGTGGACTTGATCCTACATTTGTTGATGGAAATATGGAAAAATCACTGCAAACTATGGTACAAATCGCCGTTGATTTTGGAGCAAGCATTGATATGCACCTTCATGAAACGGGAGAATCAGGTATGAGGGCTATTAAAAGATTAGCAGATTTAACGGAGGAAGCAGGGCTAGAAGGGAAAGTGACGATTAGCCATGCATTTGCTCTCGCACAGTTACAAAAAGAAGAAGCGCAATTAATTGCAAATCGCCTAGCTTCACTTGATATTTCGATTGCGTCTACAGTACCAATCGGTCAAATGAATATGCCGATTCCATTGCTTCAAAAAGAAAAGGTAAACGTTATGCTTGGCAACGATAGTATCATTGATCATTGGGATCCATTTGGAACGGGCGACATTCTTCAGAAGACAAATCTAGCTGCGCAGCTTTATGGATGGAAGCATGAGTATACACTGTCTCGAGCACTGTCTCTCGCAACAGGAGGAATTACTCCTTTGGATGAGCGTGGTAAACAAATATGGCCAAATGTTGGCGATGAACTGACAGCTGTCCTTGTACCTGCAAGTTGCTCTGCTGAAACGGTGGCTCGATTACCAGAACGTGCTGCGGTTTTACATAAAGGTACTTTATCCTCAGGTTCTTTAGAAAAGGTACAACGATGA
- a CDS encoding response regulator → MQEMTSLVEDDVAFNKDITLKLKKEGYHVLGASNIKEARSSFQSNSVDLIVSDIGLPDGSGFDFCQEVRQISGLVLLFFQPVQVICKKLKGVLSLEEFVGTFFVILSISDLHSPQNV, encoded by the coding sequence ATGCAAGAGATGACTTCATTAGTTGAAGACGATGTGGCATTTAATAAAGATATTACACTTAAATTAAAGAAAGAAGGGTATCATGTTTTAGGGGCAAGTAACATTAAAGAAGCGCGTTCATCCTTTCAAAGTAACTCCGTTGATTTGATTGTGAGTGATATAGGTTTGCCAGATGGCAGCGGCTTTGACTTTTGCCAAGAAGTTAGACAAATAAGTGGTCTGGTTTTATTGTTTTTCCAACCGGTGCAAGTTATCTGCAAAAAATTAAAAGGTGTTCTTTCATTAGAAGAATTTGTTGGTACCTTTTTTGTAATTCTCTCTATTTCTGATCTACATTCTCCGCAAAATGTCTAA
- a CDS encoding ABC transporter ATP-binding protein, with protein MTVLTIDHVAVGYANSLIVEDLSVSIPKGKITTIIGPNGCGKSTLLKAISRMLKTQSGAVYLDGRAIHQLETKEVAKRMAILPQSANAPGGLTVFELVSYGRFPHQSGFGTLKKEDYEHINWAIFVTGLNEFKDRPVEALSGGQRQRVWIAMALAQGTEILILDEPTTYLDLAHQLEVLILLQRLNEEEGRTIVMVLHDLNHASRFSHNMISMKNGTLIKEGSPEEVMTCLNLQSVFNIDARMTTCPFSNNPICLSYQLNQKNE; from the coding sequence ATGACAGTTTTAACTATTGATCATGTGGCAGTTGGTTATGCAAACTCTCTAATTGTAGAGGATTTAAGTGTGTCTATTCCGAAAGGAAAAATTACGACGATAATTGGACCAAATGGATGTGGCAAATCAACATTATTAAAAGCTATTTCTAGAATGTTAAAAACTCAAAGTGGTGCTGTATACCTTGATGGACGAGCGATTCATCAGTTAGAAACGAAGGAAGTAGCAAAACGGATGGCTATTTTGCCGCAATCCGCAAATGCACCTGGTGGTTTAACCGTATTCGAACTGGTGTCATATGGTCGATTCCCGCATCAAAGTGGCTTTGGTACATTAAAAAAAGAAGATTATGAACATATTAATTGGGCAATTTTTGTAACTGGGTTGAATGAGTTTAAGGATCGTCCTGTTGAAGCATTATCGGGTGGACAAAGGCAGCGAGTTTGGATTGCGATGGCACTTGCACAAGGAACTGAAATACTAATTCTTGATGAGCCGACAACATATCTGGATTTAGCTCACCAGCTGGAGGTTTTGATACTCTTACAACGATTAAATGAAGAGGAAGGTAGAACAATTGTAATGGTGCTTCATGACTTAAATCACGCATCTCGATTCTCACACAATATGATCTCAATGAAGAATGGCACATTGATAAAAGAAGGAAGTCCAGAGGAAGTCATGACTTGTCTAAATTTACAAAGTGTATTTAATATCGATGCTAGAATGACAACTTGTCCTTTTAGTAATAATCCAATATGCCTTTCCTATCAATTAAATCAAAAGAATGAATGA